The genomic region AACACCTATCAAGTCCGATTCAAACCCGGTAGGTGTAGATCCCGTACGATTAAAACCGACCCTTATTGGGATCGCGCATTAATGTAAGCTTGCTCCGACAGTTTATGCCAGTTGCTGACGCCGTCTCTGAAGGCAATAAACGACTCATAGACTTTTTGCGTCAACGGATCGGTTTTAGCCACTTCCGCAACCACTTCATCCGAAGTCGTCTTCAATACCGCCAACACTTCATCCGGTAAACGACGAATCTCAACGTTGTGCTTGTTCACCAACTCGCTCAATGCGGCATTGTTACGCGCCGTGTACTCATCCAGCATGTCCTGGTTAATGGCCTTGGTCGCCACTTTCAGAATTTCCTGAAGGTCGGCCGGCAATGCATTCAAAGCCGTTTTATTGATGGAAAACTCCATCATCGAACCTGGCTCATGCCAGCCTGGGTAATAACAGAATTTCGCCGCTTTGTAGAAGCCAAATGCCAGGTCATTGTACGGGCCAACCCACTCGGTGGCGTCAATGGCACCGGTCTGCAGCGCTGTGAATAACTCACCGCCAGGAATGTTCACCGGCGTACCGCCAACGCGTTTCAAGACTTCACCACCCAAACCTGGGATACGCATTTTCAGACCTTTCAGGTCTTCGATGGAATTGATTTCTTTATTGAACCAACCCGCCATTTGCACTCCGGTATTCCCACCCGGTAACGGATAGACATCGTGCTCTGCGTAGATTTCTTCCCACAGCTCCTGACCGCCGCCGTAGTTGATCCAGGCGTTGATTTCCTGAGCGGTTAAACCATAAGGCACCGAGGTGAAGAATTGTGACGCAGGAATTTTACCTTTCCAATAATACGCGCCACTGTGCCCAATTTGAGCCGTACCACGAGACACCGCATCAAATACTTCTAACGCAGGCACCAACTCACCGGCACCGTACACCTTGATCTTTAAACGTCCGTTAGACATGGAATCAACC from Litoribrevibacter albus harbors:
- a CDS encoding TRAP transporter substrate-binding protein; the protein is MKRRDLLTAAGLGAAAVALSGCQKQECDNGPATTTTAEKQTFEWKLVTSWPKNFPGLGMAPERLAKLVDSMSNGRLKIKVYGAGELVPALEVFDAVSRGTAQIGHSGAYYWKGKIPASQFFTSVPYGLTAQEINAWINYGGGQELWEEIYAEHDVYPLPGGNTGVQMAGWFNKEINSIEDLKGLKMRIPGLGGEVLKRVGGTPVNIPGGELFTALQTGAIDATEWVGPYNDLAFGFYKAAKFCYYPGWHEPGSMMEFSINKTALNALPADLQEILKVATKAINQDMLDEYTARNNAALSELVNKHNVEIRRLPDEVLAVLKTTSDEVVAEVAKTDPLTQKVYESFIAFRDGVSNWHKLSEQAYINARSQ